A part of Deltaproteobacteria bacterium genomic DNA contains:
- a CDS encoding MBL fold metallo-hydrolase: MKITILGSGGSTGTPVIGCLCQVCRSENPKNKRTRASIFIETQGIHFLIDSSTDFRQQMLREKIERIDAVLYTHCHADHIHGIDDLRCFNTLQDNPIPIYADVSSLEKIQKYFDYIFCDCGQTGFIPRLIPYKLQEKMKIFGVGVTSIPLLHGPFSSTGFRIGNVAYLTDVKKIPDKSYKLLKNLDLLILGALRYTEHPSHMTFQEAIAELDKIKPARTLFTHMAHQVDHDQANLELPQGVELCYDGMAIGCN, from the coding sequence TATCTTAGGTTCAGGAGGCTCTACGGGAACGCCTGTGATCGGTTGCCTGTGCCAGGTGTGCCGCTCGGAAAATCCCAAAAACAAACGCACACGCGCTTCCATTTTTATCGAAACCCAAGGCATCCATTTTCTGATAGATAGCTCTACCGATTTTCGTCAGCAAATGTTGCGTGAAAAAATAGAGCGCATCGATGCCGTGCTTTATACACATTGCCACGCAGATCACATTCACGGCATCGATGACCTGCGCTGCTTCAACACGCTTCAGGACAATCCCATCCCCATTTATGCCGATGTAAGTAGTCTGGAAAAAATCCAGAAATATTTTGATTATATTTTCTGCGATTGTGGGCAGACGGGTTTTATTCCACGCTTGATTCCCTATAAACTTCAAGAAAAGATGAAGATCTTTGGTGTGGGCGTGACTAGTATTCCTTTGTTGCATGGGCCTTTCAGCAGCACCGGTTTTCGCATTGGCAATGTGGCTTATCTAACCGATGTGAAAAAAATCCCCGATAAAAGTTACAAACTCCTCAAAAATCTGGACCTGCTGATCTTGGGTGCCTTGCGCTATACCGAACATCCCAGCCACATGACCTTTCAAGAAGCTATAGCAGAATTAGACAAGATTAAACCCGCTCGTACATTGTTTACTCACATGGCCCATCAAGTAGATCACGATCAGGCCAATTTGGAGCTGCCACAGGGGGTAGAACTTTGCTATGATGGGATGGCGATTGGGTGTAATTAA